The following nucleotide sequence is from uncultured Ilyobacter sp..
CAGTGGATGAGCAGGGAACCGAGGACTGTAGCTCACAAAGGCGTTAAAAGAAATATCTACTCACTAGACGTTTGAAAATTCTTGACCTTTTGGTTACTTTTCTGTCAAGAGAAAAGTAACAGTGCTTGTAAATTCAATACTTTAATTTGAAATAAAAGTAGCAACTTAGGTTAATATATTAAAGGAGGGTGACCTAAGTAGAAAAACTACTTTTAGGTCACCCTCTTTTAATATAATCAAAGTAAATGTCAAAAAAGCTCAAAATAAAGATCTTCCCTCTGCTGGTGTCCAAAGGAGACAATATATCGTAAAAATCAGTTATAAGTAAAATATAAAAAAGCACCCCTTATGCCTCCTGTATAGAGGTATAGGGGTGGTTAATGTTTAAATTTTCTATTTTGAGATTCATTAATATCTAGGGCATCATGAGACTTCTATGAAACCTTTTGTTGAGATCCATTTGTAAGCTTCTGTTCTGACAGTTTTTGTGACTCAAGTACTTCTTTAGATAGCTCCTTGGCCATTTTTTTAAACTTTACTATACAGGCTGAACAGTTTGTGACCAATCCCTCTTCAATACATTTTTTGCACATTATCGACACCTCCAAATGGCTCATGCCATTTATCTTAAATTATAAAATTAATATCGGCCATAGACTCTTAGAATAAATTTTCTTTTTATAAAAACAGTTACCTTTATATATTGTTTCTATTAATAGTCCCCTTGGGATATCATAGCGTTTGCAACTTTTTCAAAGCCTGCAATATTTGCACCGGCCACCAGATTGTATCCAAATCCATACTTTTCAGAAGCATTAGCTGCTGTATTGTGGATGTTGATCATGATGTCCATTAGTTTTTTATCTACTTCGTCTTCATTCCAAGAAATCCTCATTGAGTTTTGACACATTTCAAGGGCTGATGTTGCAACTCCTCCAGCATTTGCAGCTTTAGCTGGTCCAACAATGACACTGTTTTCCTGAAGATATGCAATGGCCTCATTGGTAGTTGGCATATTAGATCCCTCTATGATAAATTTAACTCCATTTTTAACTATCTTTTTTGCGTCCTCTATACTGATCTCATTTTGAGTGGCACACGGGATAACGATATCAACTTCTACTCCCCATGGTTTCTCTTTTGGAAAAAATTCCACTCCAAATTTATCTGCATAATCTTTCACTATATCTCTTCCTGAAGATCTCATCTCAAGTATATAGTCGATCTTTTCGTCAGTTATAATACCCTCAGGGTCGTATACATAGCCGTCAGGACCTGAGATCGTCACAACCTTCCCTCCGAGATCTCTTATTTTAAGACATGTTCCCCAGGTTACATTTCCAAATCCCGATAGTGCAACAGTTTTCCCTTCAAAATTTTCTCCCTGATACTTTAGTATCTCATTTGCAAAATAAACTATCCCATATCCTGTAGCTTCAGGACGTACATGAGAGCCTCCATAAGGAATTCCCTTTCCTGTTATGGTTCCGTTTTCAAAAGATCCTCTTATTCTTCTGTACTGTCCATA
It contains:
- the gdhA gene encoding NADP-specific glutamate dehydrogenase; translated protein: MSYTKEVIERVRTRNSGEPEFIQAVEEVFFTLDPVLKKHPEWVKANILERITEPERQIMFRVPWTDDDGKLQVNRGYRVQFSGVIGPYKGGLRFHDSLNLGTVKFLGFEQIFKNSLTGLPIGGGKGGSDFSPLGKSDTEIMRFCQSFMTELYRHIGPDIDIPAGDIGVGGKEIGYLYGQYRRIRGSFENGTITGKGIPYGGSHVRPEATGYGIVYFANEILKYQGENFEGKTVALSGFGNVTWGTCLKIRDLGGKVVTISGPDGYVYDPEGIITDEKIDYILEMRSSGRDIVKDYADKFGVEFFPKEKPWGVEVDIVIPCATQNEISIEDAKKIVKNGVKFIIEGSNMPTTNEAIAYLQENSVIVGPAKAANAGGVATSALEMCQNSMRISWNEDEVDKKLMDIMINIHNTAANASEKYGFGYNLVAGANIAGFEKVANAMISQGDY